One part of the Georgfuchsia toluolica genome encodes these proteins:
- a CDS encoding glycosyltransferase family 2 protein: MNETYSCDVSIVIPVYNEQENLPDLVARVSAAMTPSGFSFELICVDDGSRDDSAQVLAGLAASTPWLKPRYLMRNYGQTAALQAGFDAVQGRYTVTLDGDLQNDPLDIPQLIRTLEQRSDINMISGWRKDRQDAAVNRKIPSMIANRLIAKVTGVELHDYGCALKAYRTELIRSIRLYGELHRFIPVLAFEAGAKILEVPVRHHARTRGVSKYGIDRTFRVVLDLLLMKFMLRYLHRPLHAFGGVGLWMLVPGLGICAYLAVLKLLGENIGGRPLLLLGVMLVLMGAQLIAIGLLGEILIRIYHEPEGREQYRLRPPPQIN, from the coding sequence ATGAACGAAACCTATTCCTGCGACGTTTCCATCGTCATTCCGGTCTACAACGAGCAGGAAAACCTGCCCGACCTCGTCGCCCGCGTCAGCGCGGCAATGACGCCCTCCGGATTCAGCTTCGAACTGATCTGCGTCGACGACGGCTCGCGCGACGATTCGGCGCAGGTGCTGGCCGGACTCGCCGCCAGCACGCCGTGGCTCAAACCGCGCTACCTGATGCGCAATTACGGCCAGACCGCCGCCCTGCAAGCCGGCTTCGATGCCGTGCAGGGCCGCTACACGGTCACGCTGGACGGCGACTTGCAAAACGATCCGCTCGACATTCCGCAACTGATCCGCACCCTGGAACAGCGCAGCGACATCAACATGATCTCGGGTTGGAGGAAGGACAGGCAGGATGCCGCCGTCAATCGCAAGATTCCGTCGATGATCGCCAACCGGCTGATCGCCAAGGTCACCGGCGTCGAACTGCACGACTACGGCTGCGCGCTCAAGGCCTATCGCACCGAACTGATCCGCAGCATCCGCCTGTACGGCGAGTTGCACCGCTTTATTCCCGTGCTTGCTTTCGAAGCCGGGGCGAAAATTCTCGAAGTGCCGGTGCGCCACCATGCCCGCACGCGCGGCGTCAGCAAGTACGGCATCGATCGCACCTTCCGCGTTGTTCTCGATCTGCTGCTGATGAAGTTCATGTTGCGCTACCTGCATCGGCCGCTGCATGCCTTCGGCGGCGTCGGCCTGTGGATGCTGGTGCCGGGCCTGGGCATTTGCGCTTATCTCGCCGTGCTCAAACTGCTCGGCGAGAACATCGGCGGCCGTCCCCTGCTGCTGCTCGGCGTCATGCTTGTGTTGATGGGCGCGCAACTCATCGCCATCGGTCTGCTCGGCGAAATCCTGATCCGCATCTATCACGAGCCGGAAGGCCGCGAGCAGTACCGGCTGCGACCACCACCGCAGATCAATTGA
- a CDS encoding polysaccharide deacetylase family protein has product MPLLALKIDVDTFRGTLQGVPHLVEILHRHGADATFLFSLGRDHTGRAIRRAFRPGFMKKVSRTSVVSHYGLKTLMYGTLLPGPDIGRGCADILRGVRDAGFEVGIHCWDHVKWQDGVVGADMDWTEHEMRLACTQFTDVFGTEPIVHGAAGWQMNRHALRMTQRLGFHYASDCRGSHPFMPVWNAEVVHCPQLPTTLPTLDELIGVDNVVEDNVHERLLELTESPPATGHVYTLHAELEGMKLAPMFERLLLGWKQQGYELVSLQKLYAGIAVDELPRHEVLQGEIPGRSGNLLLQGPEFLADAGR; this is encoded by the coding sequence ATGCCTTTACTCGCGCTCAAGATCGACGTCGATACCTTTCGCGGCACACTGCAGGGCGTACCACATCTGGTGGAGATCCTGCACCGCCACGGCGCCGACGCCACTTTCCTCTTTTCGCTCGGACGCGACCATACCGGCCGTGCCATCCGCCGCGCCTTTCGCCCCGGCTTCATGAAGAAAGTGTCGCGTACCTCGGTGGTCTCGCACTATGGCCTCAAGACATTGATGTATGGCACCCTGCTGCCGGGACCCGATATAGGGCGCGGCTGCGCCGACATCCTGCGCGGCGTACGCGATGCCGGCTTTGAAGTCGGCATCCATTGCTGGGATCACGTCAAATGGCAGGATGGCGTGGTCGGCGCCGACATGGATTGGACCGAGCACGAAATGAGGCTGGCCTGCACGCAGTTTACCGATGTGTTCGGCACGGAACCCATAGTTCACGGCGCCGCCGGCTGGCAGATGAACCGTCATGCGCTGCGCATGACGCAACGGCTCGGTTTTCACTACGCCTCCGATTGCCGCGGCAGCCATCCCTTCATGCCGGTCTGGAATGCGGAGGTCGTGCATTGCCCGCAGTTGCCCACCACGCTGCCGACGCTCGACGAGTTGATCGGGGTCGATAACGTCGTCGAGGACAATGTGCATGAGCGCTTGCTCGAACTCACTGAAAGCCCTCCTGCCACCGGGCATGTATATACGCTGCATGCGGAACTCGAAGGCATGAAGCTGGCGCCGATGTTCGAACGTCTGCTGCTTGGCTGGAAACAGCAGGGTTATGAACTGGTGAGCCTGCAAAAACTCTATGCCGGAATTGCCGTCGACGAATTGCCGCGGCACGAGGTTCTACAGGGCGAAATCCCGGGCCGCTCGGGAAACTTGCTGCTGCAAGGGCCGGAATTTCTCGCCGATGCCGGCCGTTAA
- a CDS encoding bifunctional UDP-4-keto-pentose/UDP-xylose synthase yields the protein MKKILILGVNGFIGHHLSQRILATTDWSVYGMDMNSERLADLLDNPRFHFFEGDIMINKEWIEYHVRKCDVILPLVAIATPATYVKEPLRVFELDFEANLPIIRQAVKYKKRVIFPSTSEVYGMCRDPEFDPENSELILGPINKPRWIYSCAKQMMDRVIAAYGQQEGLQYTLFRPFNWIGPGLDSIHTPKEGSSRVITQFLGHIVRGEPIKLVDGGAQKRSFTYVSDGIDALMKIIANKNGIADGKIYNIGNPNNNYSIRELATLMLDLAKQYPEYADSVAKVKVLETTSGEYYGKGYQDTQHRVPKITNTMTDLDWAPKVTFEDALRGIFETYRCDVAEARKLMD from the coding sequence ATGAAAAAAATCCTCATCCTCGGCGTCAACGGCTTCATCGGCCACCACTTGTCGCAGCGCATCCTCGCCACCACGGACTGGTCCGTGTATGGCATGGACATGAACAGCGAACGGCTCGCCGACCTGCTCGACAACCCTCGCTTCCATTTCTTCGAGGGCGACATCATGATCAACAAGGAGTGGATCGAGTACCACGTCAGGAAGTGCGACGTGATCCTGCCGCTGGTCGCCATCGCCACGCCGGCGACTTACGTCAAGGAACCGCTGCGCGTCTTCGAACTGGACTTCGAAGCCAACCTGCCGATCATCCGCCAGGCAGTCAAGTACAAGAAGCGCGTCATCTTCCCCTCGACCTCGGAAGTCTATGGCATGTGCAGGGATCCCGAATTCGACCCGGAAAACTCCGAGCTGATCCTCGGCCCCATCAACAAGCCGCGCTGGATCTACTCCTGCGCCAAGCAGATGATGGACCGCGTGATTGCCGCCTACGGCCAGCAGGAAGGACTGCAATACACGCTGTTCCGCCCCTTCAACTGGATCGGTCCCGGCCTCGATTCGATCCACACGCCGAAGGAAGGATCGTCGCGCGTCATCACCCAGTTCCTCGGCCACATCGTGCGCGGCGAGCCGATCAAGCTGGTGGACGGCGGCGCCCAGAAGCGCTCCTTCACCTATGTTTCCGACGGCATCGACGCGCTGATGAAAATCATCGCCAACAAGAATGGCATCGCCGACGGCAAGATCTACAACATCGGCAACCCGAACAACAATTACTCGATCCGCGAACTCGCCACCCTGATGCTTGACCTTGCCAAGCAATACCCGGAATATGCCGATAGCGTCGCCAAGGTGAAGGTACTCGAAACCACTTCGGGCGAGTATTACGGCAAGGGCTATCAGGACACACAGCATCGCGTGCCGAAAATCACCAATACCATGACCGACCTCGACTGGGCGCCCAAGGTGACCTTCGAGGACGCCCTGCGCGGCATTTTCGAGACCTATCGCTGCGACGTGGCCGAAGCACGGAAACTGATGGATTAA
- a CDS encoding sialidase family protein: MKRQALPLLLFAVALVWCWPRLQPLSAAAFTAPAPARSATTSPINAAPHAELLPRAAASAHAVTLAQRSDGGLIAAWFAGSREGAGDVAIYSSVYDKNTWSAPQRIVDRQRIEHDTQRLIRKLGNPLLWRDPRNVLHLWFVSVSYGGWAGSAINHMQSNDGGQHWSAATRIVSSPFWNLSTLVRNPPLALADGGIALPAYHEFLNKRPEWLRFDANLTLIDQARIPDSAGTLQPATVALDEHRVLALLRDAGPAQRIRRAYGEAAGSHWLPAAATAIPNPNAAIALLRLADGSLLLACNPLEENRSRLALLRSRDDGRHWSAPIIVEQGAADEEFSYPALLQDDAGIVHLAYTWKREAIKHVAFHSGDLDGKLMHPLALSPDLPRQVGEVTSTDRSSSGTGFESKGKH, translated from the coding sequence ATGAAGCGGCAAGCGTTGCCGCTGCTCCTGTTCGCCGTTGCGCTCGTGTGGTGCTGGCCACGGCTACAGCCGCTGTCCGCTGCCGCTTTCACCGCGCCAGCACCGGCCAGGTCTGCAACAACGTCGCCCATCAACGCCGCGCCGCATGCCGAATTGCTGCCGCGCGCCGCCGCCAGCGCGCATGCCGTCACCCTTGCCCAACGCAGCGACGGCGGCTTGATCGCGGCCTGGTTTGCCGGCAGCCGCGAAGGCGCGGGCGATGTTGCCATCTACAGTTCGGTGTATGACAAAAACACATGGAGCGCGCCGCAGCGCATTGTCGACCGGCAGCGCATCGAGCACGACACGCAACGCCTGATCCGCAAGCTCGGCAATCCGCTGCTGTGGCGCGACCCGCGCAACGTATTGCACCTGTGGTTCGTCAGCGTGTCTTATGGCGGCTGGGCCGGCAGCGCCATCAACCATATGCAGTCGAATGACGGCGGTCAGCACTGGAGCGCAGCGACACGCATCGTTAGTTCGCCGTTCTGGAACCTGTCGACACTGGTACGCAACCCGCCGCTGGCGCTGGCGGACGGCGGCATCGCCCTGCCCGCTTATCACGAGTTTCTGAACAAACGCCCGGAATGGCTGCGCTTTGATGCGAATCTGACACTGATCGACCAGGCCCGCATTCCCGATAGCGCCGGCACGTTGCAACCGGCCACGGTAGCACTCGATGAGCATCGCGTCCTCGCGCTGTTGCGCGACGCCGGGCCGGCGCAGCGCATTCGGCGCGCATACGGCGAAGCGGCCGGCAGCCACTGGTTGCCCGCGGCAGCGACCGCGATTCCCAATCCGAATGCCGCCATCGCCCTACTCCGCCTTGCCGACGGCAGCTTGCTGCTGGCCTGCAATCCGCTTGAAGAGAACCGCAGCCGGCTCGCCTTGCTGCGTTCGCGCGACGACGGCCGCCACTGGTCGGCGCCCATCATCGTTGAGCAAGGCGCAGCGGATGAGGAGTTTTCCTATCCCGCGCTGCTGCAGGATGATGCTGGCATTGTTCATCTGGCCTATACCTGGAAACGTGAAGCGATCAAGCATGTCGCTTTCCATTCAGGAGACTTGGATGGAAAGCTTATGCATCCATTGGCACTCTCTCCCGACCTCCCCCGCCAAGTGGGGGAGGTGACGAGTACAGACCGCTCTTCGAGCGGTACTGGATTCGAGTCGAAGGGAAAACACTAA
- a CDS encoding ArnT family glycosyltransferase, whose protein sequence is MRPLKLLLLMLLAALILGLGIAAPTGLTGKDEYLLGLRIPLDMMQEHRWWVPFIDGAPRLKKPPFIYWTARASFEVFGPSLAAARGVTIAFSLLLLGCVTWLGKRFTGSLQTGLIAAGILIGMGGIESESRRLMLDVPVAALSAAAFCCYLRWLQPSPLSPLPEEKHHFLAWPWLIASALCLSAALLTKGPIAVVVFGAGLLALLFFREPRELMFGRWWWHGLLAVMALALPLYWFLYVRQHYGVELAAATQDELEARQLLSISADPLIGIITLSLPWSFIAVHALWSRRHEADIRLLGLWLLFTLLPFFLIRTFERYLIGSLAPLALLAAIHLDTHAPPWTRRLGSLLPGLLALALVVLLWRFERGGWWWLVIPLAYFFWAWWRPALGAKHLIASAALLWSIGWGLAFPALEVNAVPQQVLDLSHERQVTLFAGPQPALLPILSRRPLHQTNRLTRADLGRDALIMLRAEDTVSMKAQLQELGANARPLFEYRALTSAGSGIRFAREGATRDDWQLAWDARSAAPLMSTIRVYQVEP, encoded by the coding sequence ATGCGCCCCCTCAAACTTCTCCTGTTGATGCTGCTTGCCGCGCTGATCCTCGGCCTCGGCATCGCTGCGCCGACCGGACTCACCGGCAAGGATGAATACCTGCTCGGACTGCGCATCCCGCTCGACATGATGCAGGAGCATCGCTGGTGGGTGCCCTTCATCGACGGCGCGCCACGCCTCAAGAAACCGCCCTTCATCTACTGGACCGCGCGCGCCAGCTTCGAAGTCTTCGGTCCTTCGCTCGCTGCGGCGCGCGGCGTCACCATAGCCTTTTCCCTGCTGCTGCTGGGCTGTGTCACCTGGCTCGGCAAACGCTTTACCGGCTCCCTGCAAACCGGACTGATTGCCGCCGGCATATTGATCGGCATGGGCGGCATCGAATCCGAATCGCGGCGCTTGATGCTCGACGTACCCGTGGCCGCGCTCTCGGCCGCTGCCTTCTGCTGCTACCTGCGCTGGCTGCAACCATCACCCCTGTCGCCGTTGCCGGAGGAAAAGCACCATTTCCTCGCCTGGCCCTGGCTTATCGCCAGCGCGCTCTGTCTTTCCGCCGCCCTGTTGACCAAGGGCCCGATCGCCGTCGTCGTCTTCGGCGCGGGACTGCTGGCTTTGCTGTTTTTCCGCGAGCCGCGCGAACTCATGTTCGGCCGCTGGTGGTGGCACGGCCTGCTTGCTGTCATGGCACTGGCGCTGCCCCTGTACTGGTTCCTCTACGTGCGCCAGCATTACGGCGTGGAACTCGCCGCCGCGACGCAGGATGAGCTTGAAGCGCGCCAGTTGTTGAGCATCTCGGCCGATCCGCTGATCGGCATCATCACGTTGTCATTACCCTGGAGTTTCATCGCCGTGCACGCCTTGTGGAGCCGGCGCCATGAAGCCGATATCCGCCTGCTCGGCCTGTGGCTGCTGTTTACCCTGCTGCCGTTCTTTTTGATCCGTACTTTCGAGCGCTACCTGATCGGTTCCCTGGCGCCGCTGGCACTGCTCGCCGCCATCCACCTCGACACTCACGCGCCGCCATGGACCCGGCGCCTCGGCAGCCTGTTGCCAGGGTTGCTGGCGCTGGCGCTTGTCGTTCTGTTGTGGCGCTTCGAACGCGGCGGCTGGTGGTGGCTGGTAATTCCATTGGCGTATTTTTTTTGGGCCTGGTGGCGTCCGGCGCTGGGCGCAAAGCATCTCATCGCCTCGGCGGCCCTGTTGTGGAGCATCGGTTGGGGACTGGCTTTCCCTGCGCTCGAAGTCAATGCGGTGCCACAACAGGTGCTGGATCTGTCGCACGAGCGCCAGGTAACGTTGTTCGCCGGCCCGCAGCCCGCGCTGCTGCCGATCCTGAGCCGGCGTCCACTGCACCAGACCAACCGGCTCACGCGCGCCGACCTTGGCCGAGATGCCCTGATCATGCTGCGCGCCGAAGATACCGTAAGCATGAAAGCGCAGTTGCAGGAACTCGGCGCCAACGCGCGGCCGCTGTTCGAATATCGTGCCTTGACTTCGGCCGGTTCAGGCATTCGCTTCGCCCGCGAAGGCGCGACCCGCGATGACTGGCAACTCGCCTGGGATGCGCGCTCCGCCGCGCCGCTGATGTCCACCATCCGCGTTTATCAGGTAGAACCATGA